The proteins below come from a single Garra rufa chromosome 25, GarRuf1.0, whole genome shotgun sequence genomic window:
- the rfwd3 gene encoding E3 ubiquitin-protein ligase rfwd3.S translates to MEDMEVEAAPASGEASVIVVSESGSSTEEEDVSMQVQGSSDRPRLSVRRQIRRRHIIGSHTQFSTREESMRRLRELIVDNLAERLSGSQDARRSLSHANPSLMDPDPSGRHPAPAVNVPTSDESSATGSSVSTDSEGTSAAAQPEEPQQESEPVSESVDPVSAAASPAGEAEADDGEGENCSICFEPWTSAGDHRLAALRCGHLFGFICISRWLTSGGNKCPQCNKPAKRGHIIFLYARKLKAVDNAEEVRLKSRLELEQGSRRMEQLEVAQCRQQMQLISDENVRLRKEVEELRRWKAQAAFGSSQGASVSSSQRQDSSSGRHYVFSKAVLVSQSGGSRVLSYCEPLGCLLASQPSPQATFLPGFGVKKISTATLKPSQYVPIHSKQIRGLAFSRQQDSLLLSAALDNTIKLTSLMTNTVVQAYNTGRPVWSCSWCHDNNNYIYAGLANGSVLVYDTRDTSTHVQELAPLRSSCPVVSLSYIPRAASSTFPCGGLIAGTLEGGCFWEHVEGTTYTPHILPLESGSCTDIQVEPDSRHCLVTYRPGRTNPSLRCVLMELSRTPQTDSSQPPICSCSPVQTFSAGSSCKLLTKNAVFKSPAGEGATLVCAGDEATNSTMVWDAGTGALLQKMPADLPVLDICPFEVNQSSYLASLTEKMLKVYKWE, encoded by the exons ATGGAGGACATGGAGGTGGAAGCAGCTCCAGCATCTGGTGAGGCCAGTGTGATCGTAGTCTCTGAATCTGGAAGCAGCACAGAGGAAGAGGATGTTTCTATGCAGGTTCAAGGCTCGTCTGATCGACCCAGACTTTCAGTCCGTCGGCAGATCAGGAGAAGACACATAATTGG TTCACATACGCAGTTCTCCACACGTGAAGAAAGCATGCGTAGACTCAGGGAACTCATCGTAGACAATCTGGCAGAGCGGCTGAGCGGGTCCCAGGATGCACGGCGTTCACTTTCACACGCAAATCCATCACTGATGGATCCTGATCCCAGTGGCAGGCACCCTGCTCCTGCTGTGAATGTGCCGACGTCTGATGAATCCAGTGCTACAG GGTCCAGCGTTTCTACAGATTCTGAAGGGACGAGTGCAGCTGCTCAACCAGAAGAGCCACAACAAGAATCTGAG CCTGTCTCTGAGTCGGTGGATCCTGTTTCAGCTGCTGCGAGTCCAGCAGGAGAGGCTGAAGCGGATGATGGCGAGGGAGAGAACTGCTCCATCTGTTTTGAGCCCTGGACCTCGGCAGGTGACCACCGCTTGGCCGCTCTTCGCTGCGGTCACCTCTTCGGCTTCATCTGTATTTCACGGTGGTTGACGAGTGGAGGAAATAAATGTCCACAG TGCAATAAACCAGCCAAACGTGGTCATATCATCTTTCTTTATGCACGGAAACTGAAAGCCGTGGACAATGCGGAGGAAGTGCGATTAAAAAG CCGTTTAGAGCTGGAGCAGGGGTCGCGGAGAATGGAACAGCTGGAAGTCGCTCAGTGTCGTCAACAGATGCAGCTCATATCTGATGAAAATGTGCGACTGCGCAAAGAGGTCGAG GAGTTGCGGAGGTGGAAAGCTCAGGCGGCGTTCGGCTCCTCTCAGGGAGCGTCTGTCTCATCGTCCCAAAGGCAGGACTCGTCCAGCGGGAGACATTATGTCTTCTCTAAAGCTGTGCTGGTGTCTCAGTCAGGAGGCAGTAGGGTTTTGTCCTACTGTGAGCCTCTCGGCTGCCTGCTGGCATCTCAGCCTTCTCCACAAGCAACGTTTCTGCCAG GCTTCGGTGTGAAGAAGATCAGCACTGCGACTCTCAAACCTAGTCAGTATGTTCCCATTCACTCCAAACAGATCAGAGGTCTGGCCTTCAGCCGACAACAGGACAGCCTTCTGCTGTCTGCGGCCCTCGACAACACAATCAAACTCACCAG tctgATGACAAACACAGTGGTTCAGGCCTACAACACGGGCAGACCTGTGTGGAGCTGCAGCTGGTGCCATGATAACAACAACTACATCTACGCCGGTCTCGCCAACGGCTCTGTGCTGGTGTACGACACGCGGGACACCAGCACTCACGTTCAGGAGCTGGCCCCCCTGCGCTCCAG CTGTCCAGTGGTCTCCCTGTCTTACATCCCGCGCGCTGCGTCCAGCACGTTCCCGTGTGGCGGCCTGATCGCTGGTACGCTGGAGGGCGGCTGTTTCTGGGAGCACGTGGAGGGAACCACATACACGCCTCACATCCTGCCTCTAGAGTCTGGCAGCTGCACAGACATCCAGGTGGAGCCGGACAGCAGACACTGTCTCGTCACGTACAGACCAG GTCGCACAAACCCATCACTGCGTTGTGTTTTAATGGAGCTCAGCCGGACGCCTCAAACAGACAGCAGTCAGCCGCCCATCTGCTCCTGTTCTCCAGTCCAGACCTTCAGCGCTGGATCCTCCTGCAAGTTACTCACCAAGAACGCCGTGTTTAAGAGTCCGGCAGGAGAAGGAGCCACACTAGTGTGTGCTGGAGATGAGGCCACAAACTCCACCATG GTTTGGGATGCTGGCACTGGTGCTCTGCTTCAGAAGATGCCTGCGGATCTCCCCGTGTTGGACATCTGTCCGTTTGAGGTCAACCAGAGCAGTTATCTGGCCTCTCTGACCGAGAAGATGCTGAAGGTCTATAAATGGGAATGA